The following DNA comes from Synechococcales cyanobacterium T60_A2020_003.
CCGTAGGCTTTCATGGGCTAGCCGTAAACGATAGGACGGAATCGCCACCGAGAGATGGTGAGGAATATGGACATTAATGTCGTGGCAGAGCACCTCAATCCACTTGGGATAGGTGCAGTGAACCGTTCCTGCCAACTGGGAATCTACAGCATTCCAATCATCAGTCGGATAGAACTGGATATCGGGAGCCGTGTGGTGTACGAGCGTGAAGGTACTCATCCAGAAGTGATAAACCAGCCAGGGCATGAGCCAAAACTTGACAACGCCCCAGAATCCAGTCGTGGCAATCAGAACAGGGAATAAAATGGCTGAAAAGATAAGAACGGCGGCAACCGAGGTGCGGATCTTGGCGCGATCGCGGAGCGCAAAGTTAGACGGCTGGAAGTGCAATACGGCCCAATGGGCGATCGATGCCATCCACCAAAGGCGACCTCGGAATCCACGATACAGCGACTGCATGACCGGGCTTTCACCCAGATACACCTCCTCTCGCCACGGATGCCAAGCATTGTCCACATCCATCTTATTGGTGTGGAGGTGGTGGTGATCATGCATAAGCCGCCAGCTATGGAAAGGATATAGCAATGGCAGGAACATAATATGCCCCACTAAATCGTTAACCCATCGACGCTGAGCAAAAGAGCGATGCCCACAGTCATGACCAATTACAAACCATCCCGTGAGTGCCGTTCCCGTAAAAATCCAGGTGATGGGGAGAAAATACCAGGGAAGTGTAGCGATTCCCAGATAACCAAGCGCAACAGCCGTAACACTAAGGACTACTTTAGCCCACGCTTTGCGGCGATCCTTTTCAAAACATTCTTTCGGTAGAGTTTTAATAATATCTCTAAGCTCAAGCCCAGATTCGCGAAGGGAGAACTGCTGAGTTGAATTATTTTCGGTCGTTGCAGTCATGTAGTTGGGGTTTTCTCCATATGAGATGGGATAGAAAGGCTAAGCCAACCATGACACCGCAATAAACCTGGGGAATCGTAAAACGGATGGCCGCCTGCAAAGGCTTATCTCATCTAAATCATGAGAAAGCTTTAAAAACCTTTACATTTATACCATGCAACGGGGTAGAAATGCTTACCGAGATATACGGGGTTTGCCCCAAATCAGCTCTTTAGACCCGACGCTGGGAAAACGACCACGGGAACCCGTTTATAGGCGGGTGTTCCAGCCCGTTCATCAATGCGAGCTTTGAACAACACATTGGCTTCGGGATAGAACATCAGCGCTGCCCCAGGCCGAATATCGCCCAGAATGACCTCAATGTTGGACAGCTCTCCCGCATCGCCGCGCACCGTCACCCGCTGATGGGCTTGAAATCCGGTCTGAACTGCGTCTTGAGGATTGATCAAAATACAGTGACGGTGGGGCATTCCTCGATAGCGATCGCCTGTCTTGTAAACCACGGTGTTGTGCTGGGAGTAGCTGCGCCCGGTCATGAGGGCAACAATAAGAGCAGGCTGATCGGCAGGCAGACCGAAATCGGCGGGAGTTGGCAGTGTGAGATTGGGCATGGGCGTAACCTGCATGTGCGCCTTACCCGACGGAGTTGGAAATTTAGGTTCGATTAGGATGCGGCCTGCAATGGTAAATTCTTCCCCTGTTTCATCGATCGCCCCGATTTTTTCGTAGCCCGAAATGCTTTTCGCAATCAGTTGACGCACATATCGCGTATCGCGCAGGTTTCGCCACTGGATCGGGGATTCGCCGTGAATCCGGTGCGCCAGTTCGGTTAAAAACTCAACCTCTGAGATCAAGTCTCCGTCGCGCAAGTGGGTTTGTCCCTCATTGTTGAAGCGCACAAAGTTATTGCCCGATTCCACCGTCGTTTTATGGGG
Coding sequences within:
- a CDS encoding fatty acid desaturase, producing the protein MTATTENNSTQQFSLRESGLELRDIIKTLPKECFEKDRRKAWAKVVLSVTAVALGYLGIATLPWYFLPITWIFTGTALTGWFVIGHDCGHRSFAQRRWVNDLVGHIMFLPLLYPFHSWRLMHDHHHLHTNKMDVDNAWHPWREEVYLGESPVMQSLYRGFRGRLWWMASIAHWAVLHFQPSNFALRDRAKIRTSVAAVLIFSAILFPVLIATTGFWGVVKFWLMPWLVYHFWMSTFTLVHHTAPDIQFYPTDDWNAVDSQLAGTVHCTYPKWIEVLCHDINVHIPHHLSVAIPSYRLRLAHESLRANWGEHLQEETFSWAMMKEIVDHCHLYHPENAYQSFKAVHK